A genomic region of Noviherbaspirillum sp. L7-7A contains the following coding sequences:
- a CDS encoding type II secretion system F family protein, with the protein MAYYDYKARNNRGELLQGTLEGADQAAVASYLLGTGATPIDITPSRNESSAAPASLLERLTSPPVTSLDVQLFSRQMHTMLRANVPIMQGLKGLEDSASNKSFARVLRSLRAALDAGRELSAAMRDHPKVFNQYYVSMVQVGEMTGRLGMIFPRLHDYLQLDRRMQEQIKAALRYPKFVLFAIVGAIGVVSAFVIPQFAKIFMKANFELPLMTRMLIATSSFTLNYWELILAAAAAAAYLFRRWTDGKNGRYTWDKLKLKLPIAGPIILKGTMARFARSYALAEESGVPISRALSVVARTVDNAYIASAVEQMRDGVERGESLLRTATTTGVFMPRVLQMIGVGEETGEIGRLMSEIADMYEEDVEYELKTLVARIEPILIFFIGILVLILALGVFVPMWDMGQVQTRRTR; encoded by the coding sequence ATGGCTTACTACGATTACAAGGCGAGGAACAACCGCGGAGAGCTGCTGCAGGGGACGCTGGAAGGGGCTGACCAGGCAGCAGTGGCATCCTATTTGCTCGGCACAGGTGCAACGCCGATTGACATCACGCCGAGCAGGAACGAGTCCAGCGCCGCCCCCGCCAGTCTGCTAGAGCGGCTCACGTCGCCGCCGGTCACAAGTCTTGACGTGCAGTTGTTCAGCCGGCAGATGCATACCATGCTGAGGGCGAACGTTCCCATCATGCAGGGACTGAAGGGCCTGGAGGATTCAGCGTCCAACAAGAGCTTTGCTAGGGTCCTCAGATCGCTGCGCGCCGCACTCGATGCCGGCCGCGAACTCTCGGCGGCAATGCGCGACCATCCGAAAGTCTTCAACCAGTATTACGTCAGCATGGTGCAGGTCGGCGAGATGACCGGCCGGCTGGGCATGATCTTCCCGCGGCTGCATGACTACCTGCAGCTCGATCGCAGAATGCAGGAACAGATCAAGGCTGCGCTGCGCTATCCGAAGTTCGTGCTGTTCGCCATCGTTGGCGCCATCGGTGTGGTGAGCGCCTTCGTGATTCCGCAGTTCGCGAAGATTTTCATGAAGGCCAATTTTGAATTGCCCCTGATGACCCGCATGCTCATCGCGACGTCGTCGTTCACGCTGAACTACTGGGAACTGATTCTTGCAGCCGCTGCGGCTGCTGCCTACCTGTTTCGCCGTTGGACTGACGGCAAGAACGGCCGATATACCTGGGACAAGCTGAAGCTGAAGCTGCCCATCGCCGGCCCCATCATCCTGAAGGGCACCATGGCCCGCTTTGCCCGCAGCTATGCGCTGGCCGAAGAAAGCGGCGTGCCTATCAGCCGCGCGCTGAGCGTGGTGGCACGCACGGTGGACAACGCCTATATCGCTTCAGCGGTCGAACAGATGCGCGATGGCGTGGAGCGCGGCGAGAGCCTGTTGCGCACCGCTACCACCACCGGCGTGTTCATGCCGCGGGTACTGCAGATGATCGGCGTGGGCGAGGAAACCGGGGAGATCGGCAGACTGATGAGCGAAATCGCGGACATGTATGAAGAGGACGTGGAATACGAGCTCAAGACACTGGTTGCCCGAATCGAGCCAATTCTGATTTTTTTCATTGGCATCCTGGTGCTCATTCTGGCGCTTGGGGTATTCGTGCCGATGTGGGACATGGGACAGGTGCAGACCAGGCGCACCCGCTAA
- a CDS encoding GspE/PulE family protein translates to MVAAKARLGDILVEQNLLNADQLQWCLQEQKRSGRKLGQIVVDQGFVAGDDICMALSRQFRIPYINLKTFNIDPSAIRVLPEIRARRFRAMVLEDRGDSLLVGLADPTDIYVYDELHRILGKRLELAVVSETLLFEAINRLYRKTEEITDAARELGQEMGDTQVDFGFTDSAASLEDAPVVRLLQSIFDDAAQVQASDIHIEPQEASLQIRFRIDGVMNFQTEASPKIAASLALRLKIMSNLDISEKRLPQDGRFAMKVGQQKIDVRLSTMPTQFGESIVMRLLNQSRGAISLNSIGMPPDMLKRFRAVLARPNGLVLVTGPTGSGKTTTLYGALAELNTPDRKLITIEDPVEYKLTGVNQVQVNDKIELDFARVLRASLRQDPDVVLVGEMRDQETAQIGMRAALTGHLVFSTLHTNDAVSTPNRLLDMGVPAYIMASALQLVLAQRLVRVICDVCDEPHALSLSEREWLKAELGNRVDEHSFRHGRGCSHCNSSGYRGRVGVYEMLEMTQSLADIASENNPQAFLREAERQMGGRTLRRHAVQLAVEGKTTVAEAMAVSNQSAA, encoded by the coding sequence ATGGTCGCCGCTAAAGCCCGCCTCGGCGACATCCTGGTCGAGCAAAATCTGCTCAATGCAGACCAGTTGCAGTGGTGCCTGCAGGAGCAGAAACGCTCGGGCCGCAAGCTGGGCCAGATCGTGGTCGACCAGGGCTTTGTCGCGGGCGACGACATCTGCATGGCGCTGAGCCGGCAGTTCCGGATCCCGTACATCAACCTAAAGACCTTCAACATCGATCCGTCCGCGATCCGCGTGCTGCCGGAAATCCGCGCGCGCCGCTTCCGGGCCATGGTGCTGGAAGACCGCGGCGACAGCCTGCTGGTTGGCCTGGCCGACCCGACCGATATCTACGTCTACGACGAACTGCACCGGATACTGGGCAAGCGGCTGGAGCTTGCCGTAGTGTCGGAAACCCTGCTGTTCGAGGCCATCAACCGCCTGTACAGGAAGACCGAGGAGATCACCGACGCGGCACGCGAACTCGGCCAGGAAATGGGCGACACGCAGGTCGACTTCGGCTTCACCGACAGCGCGGCCAGCCTGGAAGACGCGCCGGTGGTGCGGCTGCTGCAAAGCATCTTCGATGACGCGGCACAGGTGCAGGCATCGGATATCCATATCGAGCCGCAGGAAGCCAGCCTGCAGATCCGCTTCCGCATCGACGGCGTGATGAACTTCCAGACCGAGGCCAGCCCCAAGATCGCGGCATCGCTGGCATTGCGCCTGAAGATCATGTCCAACCTCGACATTTCGGAAAAGCGCCTGCCGCAGGACGGCCGTTTCGCGATGAAGGTCGGCCAGCAGAAGATCGACGTGCGCCTGTCGACGATGCCCACGCAGTTCGGCGAATCCATCGTGATGCGCTTGCTGAACCAGTCGCGCGGCGCGATCAGCCTGAACTCGATCGGCATGCCGCCCGACATGCTCAAGCGCTTTCGCGCCGTGCTGGCGCGTCCCAACGGCCTGGTGCTGGTCACCGGCCCGACCGGCAGCGGCAAGACCACCACGCTGTATGGCGCGCTGGCCGAACTCAACACGCCGGACCGCAAGCTGATCACCATCGAAGACCCGGTGGAATACAAGCTGACTGGCGTGAACCAGGTCCAGGTCAACGACAAGATCGAGCTGGACTTCGCCCGCGTGCTGCGCGCCTCGCTGCGCCAGGACCCGGACGTGGTGCTGGTGGGCGAGATGCGCGACCAGGAAACCGCGCAGATCGGCATGCGCGCCGCGCTAACCGGCCACCTGGTGTTCTCCACGCTGCACACCAACGACGCCGTCAGCACGCCCAACCGCCTGCTCGACATGGGCGTGCCGGCCTATATCATGGCCTCGGCATTGCAGCTGGTGCTGGCGCAGCGCCTGGTGCGGGTGATCTGCGACGTCTGCGACGAGCCGCATGCGCTCTCCCTGTCGGAACGGGAATGGCTCAAGGCGGAGCTGGGCAATCGGGTCGACGAGCACAGCTTCCGGCATGGCCGCGGATGCAGCCATTGCAACAGCAGCGGCTACCGCGGCCGGGTGGGCGTGTATGAAATGCTGGAAATGACCCAGTCGCTGGCCGACATCGCCTCGGAAAACAATCCGCAGGCCTTCCTGCGCGAAGCCGAGCGCCAGATGGGCGGCCGGACGCTGAGGCGCCATGCGGTGCAGCTGGCGGTCGAAGGCAAGACCACCGTGGCCGAGGCCATGGCTGTCTCCAACCAGTCGGCGGCGTAA
- a CDS encoding S8 family serine peptidase has protein sequence MTQIRLASFPAASASTTIALAFAAALTFPAVSAHAAAPSDVRAATAAGLPLYAPNRLLIQPRAGLSNEELAKLLKVHRGLARRIGRSDVFVVDLPNGNANAVAKLLEHHPHLKMVELDRLVVSSALPNDPYLGSQWHVGKVGTSTAWDSAAGMGEGVKIAILDSGVDASHPDLVGNLVPGYNFVDGNADTNDTCGHGTAVAGTAAAVSNNSAGVAGIAGKARIMPVKVAFYNTSTSGCYAYYSTVVSGINFAADNGARIVNVSYSGVAGSQAILNAAQYLRSKGGLLFASAGNNGRDEGVAPTATMTVVSATDENDNLASWSSYGSFVTVSAPGTNIWTTSTGGRYGQWNGTSFASPLVAGVAALMMSANPSLDNLTIESLLYSTTVDRGAAGRDPYYGYGRVNAAAGVQAAVSRLVKVDSQAPSAALTAPLAGDTVSGLVAVNMAASDNVGVIRADLKVNGTVVATDTSAPFGFTWDSAGVANGTATLTVVAYDAAGNPGVSPSVAVNVVNAAKVASNWTRCASEGNACNFSGTRQVRYGANNAYAFVTATGAVACSNGVFGDPAYGVVKTCDYGDAISTTTITTAPAPAPVVETWTNCAVEGANCTFTGTRTVRYGANGIYATKVVNGSTACANWVFGDPVYGVTKSCSYSSMTQ, from the coding sequence ATGACCCAAATCCGTCTTGCTTCTTTTCCTGCTGCTTCGGCTTCCACGACTATTGCGCTGGCGTTCGCCGCGGCGCTGACTTTCCCGGCTGTTTCCGCTCATGCAGCGGCACCCAGCGATGTGCGGGCTGCAACGGCGGCTGGTTTGCCGCTCTATGCGCCCAACCGCCTTCTGATCCAGCCGCGTGCCGGCCTGTCGAATGAAGAACTGGCCAAGCTGCTGAAAGTGCATCGTGGCCTGGCGCGCCGCATCGGCCGCAGCGATGTCTTTGTGGTTGACCTGCCCAACGGCAATGCCAATGCGGTGGCCAAACTCCTGGAACACCATCCGCACCTGAAAATGGTGGAGCTCGACCGCCTGGTGGTCAGCTCGGCATTGCCGAACGACCCGTATCTGGGCAGCCAGTGGCATGTGGGAAAGGTTGGGACATCGACGGCCTGGGACAGTGCCGCCGGCATGGGCGAGGGCGTCAAGATCGCGATCCTGGATTCCGGCGTCGACGCCAGCCATCCTGATCTCGTGGGCAACCTGGTCCCCGGCTACAACTTCGTGGACGGCAATGCCGACACCAATGACACCTGCGGACATGGCACGGCAGTCGCCGGCACTGCCGCCGCGGTCAGCAATAACAGCGCGGGCGTGGCCGGCATTGCCGGCAAGGCCAGGATCATGCCGGTCAAGGTTGCCTTCTATAACACCAGCACCAGCGGCTGCTATGCGTATTACAGCACCGTGGTCAGCGGCATCAACTTCGCCGCGGACAACGGCGCCCGCATCGTCAACGTCAGCTACAGCGGCGTGGCCGGCAGCCAGGCGATACTCAACGCGGCGCAGTACCTGCGCAGCAAGGGCGGCCTGCTGTTTGCATCGGCCGGCAACAATGGCCGCGATGAGGGCGTGGCGCCGACTGCCACCATGACAGTGGTATCGGCAACCGATGAAAACGACAACCTGGCAAGCTGGTCCAGCTATGGCAGCTTCGTGACCGTGTCTGCGCCGGGCACCAATATCTGGACCACCAGCACCGGCGGCCGCTATGGCCAGTGGAACGGCACGTCGTTTGCCAGCCCGCTGGTTGCCGGCGTTGCCGCGCTGATGATGTCGGCCAACCCCTCGCTGGATAACCTCACCATCGAAAGCCTGCTGTATTCCACGACGGTGGACCGCGGCGCCGCCGGACGCGATCCTTACTATGGCTACGGCCGGGTCAATGCCGCCGCCGGCGTGCAGGCCGCCGTGAGCCGCCTGGTCAAGGTCGATAGCCAGGCGCCTTCCGCCGCCTTGACCGCGCCGCTGGCTGGCGACACGGTGTCGGGCCTGGTGGCCGTCAACATGGCCGCCAGCGACAACGTGGGTGTGATACGGGCCGACCTCAAGGTGAATGGCACCGTGGTGGCAACCGATACGTCCGCGCCTTTTGGCTTCACCTGGGATAGTGCCGGCGTGGCCAATGGCACGGCGACGCTGACCGTGGTCGCCTATGACGCTGCCGGCAACCCCGGCGTATCGCCCTCGGTGGCGGTGAATGTCGTCAATGCCGCCAAGGTGGCAAGCAACTGGACCCGCTGCGCATCAGAAGGCAATGCCTGCAACTTCAGCGGCACCCGCCAGGTGCGTTACGGCGCCAACAATGCCTACGCCTTCGTCACCGCCACCGGCGCGGTTGCCTGCTCCAACGGCGTATTCGGCGACCCGGCGTATGGCGTCGTGAAGACTTGCGATTACGGCGATGCCATCAGCACCACAACCATCACCACGGCGCCGGCGCCAGCGCCGGTTGTTGAAACCTGGACCAACTGCGCGGTCGAAGGCGCCAACTGCACCTTCACCGGCACGCGCACCGTGCGCTACGGCGCCAATGGCATCTATGCCACCAAGGTCGTCAACGGCTCTACGGCTTGCGCAAACTGGGTCTTTGGCGACCCGGTGTATGGCGTTACCAAGTCGTGCTCCTACTCCAGCATGACCCAGTAG
- a CDS encoding glycosyltransferase 87 family protein codes for MNITPLPARTANVQPSKKKTYFHLFWLYLNSSRSPIHAAMLVPIAFGIWSLLLGPDNNWDLRNYHLYNAFAFLHDKLGTDFAPAGFQSYFNPLLDIPYYLAINHLPPRLLGFLMGVVHGLNFVLLLAICRKVLSWLPDTDRQRTPILLALAGCLTANFLSELGSTMGDNATALFCLASILATLHAIPTLATRSAHALWTLAAAGVLAGMATGLKLTNAPYAVAICLGILTLPGSPATRIQAAFAFGVGVLAGIAGTAGFWFHTMWQTFGNPLFPQFGNLFPNPLAVTTGAADKSWLPKTLWQQLLWPFIISADAKKAGQIPLRYVIWAIAYLLLILLAMQMIVAKIRKLATRRLAPDARFLVVVLVLGFILWMKIFSIYRYLVPMDLLAPLVIYLLCARLLSYSRAKATASWLIAIVTLLVLLGGFKSWGHEGWSDKPFHVDVPALADPARTTVLIAEGDPPWGWLVMAFPPEVAFVQVDGNFPKGTAFSAKVESMIAGRNGPVHAIFKGENDGYPERAAHMKALADRFGLTSTPSRCNALRWFIGRFKLRASVLAADPAAKGAACQLQKQAPDPYPDIDAENKAHQDKAQQVLGTYGYSLDPQSCSLHSAGIGDDRQMFQWCTVRRITR; via the coding sequence GTGAATATCACTCCCCTACCCGCCAGGACTGCCAACGTTCAACCTTCGAAGAAAAAAACATACTTCCACCTGTTCTGGTTGTATCTCAATAGTTCGCGGTCCCCAATCCATGCAGCAATGCTGGTGCCCATCGCCTTCGGCATCTGGTCGCTTCTGCTGGGCCCTGACAACAACTGGGATTTACGGAACTATCATCTTTACAATGCGTTTGCATTCCTCCATGACAAGCTCGGAACCGACTTTGCGCCGGCCGGCTTTCAAAGCTACTTCAATCCGCTTCTCGATATACCGTACTACCTCGCGATAAACCATTTGCCACCCCGCCTGCTTGGTTTCCTGATGGGCGTAGTCCATGGCCTTAATTTCGTGCTGCTGCTGGCGATATGCCGCAAGGTGCTGTCCTGGCTGCCGGATACGGATAGGCAGCGCACGCCCATCCTGCTTGCGCTTGCGGGATGCCTTACGGCCAATTTCCTGTCAGAGCTGGGAAGTACGATGGGAGACAACGCCACAGCGCTGTTCTGCCTGGCATCGATACTCGCCACGCTGCATGCGATTCCGACGCTTGCAACCCGATCCGCTCATGCCCTGTGGACGCTGGCAGCAGCGGGTGTGCTGGCTGGCATGGCTACCGGCCTGAAACTGACGAATGCGCCTTATGCCGTGGCGATTTGCCTTGGCATACTGACACTGCCTGGTTCGCCAGCGACGCGTATTCAGGCTGCATTTGCATTCGGCGTTGGCGTGCTGGCAGGCATTGCCGGTACCGCCGGCTTCTGGTTCCACACAATGTGGCAGACGTTTGGCAATCCGCTCTTTCCGCAATTCGGCAATCTGTTCCCCAATCCGCTTGCAGTCACCACCGGTGCCGCCGATAAGTCCTGGCTGCCCAAGACACTGTGGCAGCAGCTGCTCTGGCCCTTCATCATTTCAGCGGATGCGAAGAAGGCGGGCCAGATTCCGCTTCGCTACGTGATCTGGGCTATCGCCTACTTGCTCCTCATCCTGCTGGCAATGCAGATGATTGTCGCGAAAATCCGCAAGCTGGCAACTCGTCGACTGGCGCCGGATGCCCGGTTCCTTGTCGTTGTGCTGGTGCTCGGCTTCATTTTGTGGATGAAGATCTTCAGCATCTATCGCTATCTGGTGCCTATGGATCTGCTGGCGCCACTGGTCATTTATTTGCTTTGCGCCCGGCTGCTTTCCTATTCCCGGGCAAAGGCCACAGCATCGTGGCTTATTGCGATCGTCACGCTTCTCGTGCTTCTGGGTGGGTTCAAGTCATGGGGACATGAAGGATGGAGCGATAAGCCCTTCCATGTCGACGTGCCAGCGCTTGCAGATCCGGCACGTACCACCGTGCTTATTGCCGAGGGCGATCCGCCATGGGGCTGGCTCGTCATGGCATTTCCGCCCGAAGTGGCCTTTGTCCAGGTCGATGGCAATTTCCCAAAAGGCACCGCCTTTTCAGCAAAGGTCGAAAGCATGATCGCCGGCCGCAATGGCCCTGTCCATGCAATCTTCAAAGGTGAAAACGATGGTTATCCCGAGCGTGCGGCACACATGAAGGCGCTGGCAGATCGGTTCGGCCTGACGAGCACGCCTTCCCGATGCAACGCGCTACGATGGTTCATCGGCAGGTTCAAGCTACGTGCGAGTGTTTTAGCGGCCGACCCGGCTGCAAAGGGCGCAGCCTGCCAGTTGCAAAAGCAGGCTCCTGATCCCTACCCGGACATCGATGCGGAAAACAAGGCGCATCAGGACAAGGCGCAGCAGGTGCTGGGCACCTATGGCTACTCGCTGGACCCGCAAAGCTGCTCGCTGCACAGCGCAGGCATCGGGGATGACAGGCAGATGTTCCAGTGGTGTACCGTCAGGCGGATAACGCGCTGA
- the glnE gene encoding bifunctional [glutamate--ammonia ligase]-adenylyl-L-tyrosine phosphorylase/[glutamate--ammonia-ligase] adenylyltransferase — protein MVNTTASRFLARWLQAETSRPAQLAQAAVAPLTSHRFAQLLQAETGAGMPLPRAMRRVRNLVIASLITRDLGGQADLAEVVETMSRFADFAVSTHLQALTGDMRALYGTPVSEESGKVQEMIVLGMGKLGGDELNVSSDIDLIFVYPEDGETVTDQPGQRQLSNHEFFIRLGKKLIGDLSEITEDGFTFRVDMALRPNGASGPLVASFNMVEEYLIVQGREWERYAWVKARALTGNADDIATLDNIVQPFVYRRYLDFSSIDAMRNMHAQIRAEVRRQEARHPERSHNVKLGRGGIREIEFLAQVFQLIRGGRELELRDRSTRRTLDVLAQKRLLGEQEVEQLQHAYVFLRDLEHRLQYLDDAQTHTLPANEEDRLTIAKMAGFDDIPALMAELQLQRSIVAKQFDDMFSEKKPAQADEDSTVSGPDLSAVLTDGDTEEAITAHLTALQYENPLVAARRLTNLWTSPRLQAMPESSRNLMVSLVNSALPAIAAIADDKSATLGRLLDFFDTIARRASYLALLTEYPQALQRVIRMMAASEWAAGYLTRHPLLLDELLDDQTLRSPPDWTAFAAECQRQLDAVPGDTERQMDVLRELHHAQLLRLLAQDLEGDLTVERLADHLSSLADVLVSATVTAAWQTVRTRHREVPRFAVIAYGKLGGKELGYASDLDVVFLYDDDDPEAPGNYARLAQRFITWMTSHTPAGILFDVDIALRPDGASGLICSSIASFEKYQLSSAWVWEHQALTRARFCAGDEEIGQRFEQLRERVLRLPRDPDKLRQEILSMRRKMHDAHPNRSPMFDLKHDEGGMIDIEFMVQFLVLRHAAQHPGLTADIGNIALLKLCGKLGLIDDALAQQVADAYRKFRRLQHQIRLQGEERARVALERIARERDDVEALYRQVFG, from the coding sequence TTGGTCAACACCACCGCTTCCCGTTTTCTTGCCCGCTGGCTGCAGGCCGAGACCAGCCGGCCGGCGCAACTTGCGCAAGCAGCGGTCGCACCACTGACATCCCACCGGTTCGCACAACTGCTGCAAGCGGAAACAGGCGCCGGCATGCCCTTGCCGCGCGCGATGCGCCGCGTGCGTAATCTGGTCATTGCCTCCCTGATTACCCGCGACCTGGGCGGCCAGGCGGATCTGGCGGAAGTCGTGGAAACCATGTCCCGCTTTGCCGATTTCGCAGTAAGCACCCATCTGCAAGCCCTGACCGGGGACATGCGGGCGCTGTACGGCACGCCGGTTAGCGAAGAATCCGGCAAGGTGCAGGAAATGATCGTGCTGGGCATGGGCAAGCTGGGCGGTGATGAACTGAATGTGTCATCCGATATCGACCTGATTTTTGTCTACCCCGAAGACGGCGAAACGGTGACCGACCAGCCCGGCCAGCGCCAGTTGTCGAATCATGAATTCTTCATCCGCCTGGGCAAGAAGCTGATCGGCGACCTGTCCGAGATCACCGAGGATGGCTTTACCTTCCGGGTCGATATGGCATTGCGGCCGAACGGCGCCTCCGGCCCGCTGGTGGCCAGCTTCAATATGGTGGAGGAATACCTGATCGTGCAGGGCCGGGAATGGGAACGCTATGCCTGGGTCAAGGCCCGTGCGCTGACCGGTAATGCGGACGATATCGCGACCCTGGACAATATCGTGCAACCCTTTGTCTATCGACGATATCTGGACTTCAGTTCGATCGACGCAATGCGGAATATGCATGCCCAGATCCGCGCGGAAGTGCGACGCCAGGAAGCGCGCCATCCGGAACGCAGCCACAATGTGAAGCTGGGCCGTGGCGGCATCCGTGAAATCGAATTCCTGGCCCAGGTATTCCAGCTCATACGCGGCGGCCGCGAACTTGAATTGCGCGATCGCTCCACCCGCAGGACGCTGGATGTCCTGGCCCAGAAGCGCCTGCTGGGCGAACAGGAAGTCGAGCAGTTGCAGCATGCCTATGTCTTCCTCCGCGACCTGGAACACCGGCTGCAATACCTGGACGATGCCCAGACCCATACCCTGCCGGCCAACGAGGAAGACAGACTGACGATTGCGAAGATGGCGGGCTTCGATGACATTCCCGCACTCATGGCCGAGCTCCAACTACAGCGCTCGATAGTCGCCAAACAGTTCGATGACATGTTCAGCGAAAAGAAACCGGCGCAAGCTGATGAAGACAGTACCGTCTCCGGCCCTGACCTGTCCGCCGTACTGACAGATGGCGATACCGAAGAAGCGATTACCGCACACCTGACTGCCCTGCAATATGAGAACCCTCTGGTTGCGGCCCGTCGCCTGACTAACCTCTGGACCTCGCCGCGCCTGCAGGCCATGCCCGAGAGCAGCCGCAACCTGATGGTTTCGCTGGTCAACAGTGCGCTGCCGGCGATTGCCGCGATTGCCGACGACAAGTCGGCCACGCTGGGCCGCCTGCTCGACTTCTTCGACACCATTGCCCGCCGCGCCTCTTATCTCGCCTTGCTGACCGAATATCCGCAAGCACTGCAACGGGTGATACGGATGATGGCGGCCAGCGAATGGGCTGCTGGCTATCTGACCCGGCATCCCCTGCTGCTGGATGAATTGCTGGATGACCAAACCCTGCGATCACCGCCGGACTGGACGGCATTCGCTGCAGAATGCCAGCGGCAACTCGATGCGGTGCCCGGCGACACCGAGCGCCAGATGGATGTGCTGCGTGAATTGCATCATGCCCAGTTGCTGCGTCTTCTGGCGCAGGATCTGGAAGGCGACCTGACCGTTGAGCGGCTGGCGGATCATCTGTCCAGCCTGGCCGACGTGCTGGTCAGCGCCACCGTCACGGCCGCCTGGCAGACAGTGCGCACCCGGCACCGGGAAGTGCCCCGTTTTGCGGTGATCGCCTATGGCAAGCTGGGCGGCAAGGAACTGGGTTATGCGTCCGACCTCGACGTGGTATTCCTCTACGACGATGACGACCCGGAAGCGCCGGGCAACTATGCCCGCCTGGCCCAGCGTTTCATCACCTGGATGACCAGCCACACCCCGGCCGGCATCCTGTTCGATGTCGATATCGCGCTGCGGCCGGACGGTGCCAGCGGCCTGATCTGCTCCTCCATCGCCTCGTTCGAGAAATACCAGTTGTCTTCCGCCTGGGTATGGGAGCACCAGGCCCTGACCCGGGCCCGTTTCTGTGCCGGCGATGAGGAAATCGGCCAGCGCTTCGAGCAGCTGCGCGAGCGGGTGTTGCGGCTGCCGCGCGATCCGGACAAGCTCAGGCAGGAAATCCTGTCCATGCGCAGGAAGATGCATGATGCCCATCCGAACCGCTCACCGATGTTCGACCTGAAGCATGATGAAGGCGGCATGATCGATATCGAATTCATGGTGCAGTTCCTGGTATTGCGGCACGCGGCGCAACATCCCGGGCTGACGGCGGATATCGGCAACATCGCCCTGCTGAAATTGTGCGGCAAGCTTGGCCTGATCGATGACGCATTGGCGCAGCAGGTTGCAGACGCTTACCGGAAATTCCGGCGCCTGCAGCATCAGATAAGGCTGCAGGGTGAGGAGCGGGCCAGGGTGGCTTTGGAACGTATCGCCAGGGAGCGGGATGATGTGGAAGCCTTGTATCGGCAGGTGTTTGGCTGA